tattttattttttcatttcagaacGCTTCCAGAAGGTTTGACGATGAAGACTCCAAAGTCGTGTTGGATCGTGATTTTATACTTGATTGCTTATGTTGGCATAATGAATACAGGGCACGGCATATGTCGCCAGCATTGACAATTTCCAATGAAGTAAgatcattttttctcatttttttcctgattttttgaaaaaaataaatatatttattaatacttttaattaataaataaataaattttaattataaaattaattaattttaattattaaaattaatttataattatttaaaaattatgattaaaaaattaatttaaaaaaaaatttttaaaataaaattatttttaatttttttttatttagcatAATTAAACATGTGTGCAAAGTACCAACtcgtttattttagaaattatcagtttttaaaaaatttgatatttttatagaattaaaatataatttttttaagaaaattaattatttataaaatattttaatttaattaaattatttctttaaaatattaaataattttaaaaaattaattaaaattaaattttattttttgtaaattaaatttaaattattttttaaattattaaaattaaattaattcaatttatttttaaattttattttttttaagaaaaattaacaaaaaattaattttttaatttttttttcagttgtgtGAAAAAGCTCAGCGATGGGCCGATAAACTAGCAGCGTCGAATGAATTTTACTACAAAACGAACGAGAAAACCTTGGGACAGAATCTCTTTTGTTGTCCCGCCAACAACGTTTTGACTGATCTAACAGGACAAGAAGTGGCCTCCTATTGGTATAAGGAagtaaaaaagtacgatttctTCAAGGAAGTGTCTTTGTTGCACACGAACGTGAATACAGGGCACTTTACGCAGATGATTTGGTGCGCGAGTCGTTACTTTGGCGTCGGAAAAGCCTTTTCAAAGACCGggaaaatgtttgttgtgGCATTTTATTTCCCGTGCGGCAACATTGTTGATAAGtttcaggtaaatttttatttttaatttccga
The sequence above is drawn from the Culicoides brevitarsis isolate CSIRO-B50_1 chromosome 1, AGI_CSIRO_Cbre_v1, whole genome shotgun sequence genome and encodes:
- the LOC134837276 gene encoding Golgi-associated plant pathogenesis-related protein 1-like, encoding MKQQQRPSTTPKKAVQFSPSIPQINIPNLPSNFHSRKRHEELVLKRLRNVVNREDNGNAEYGPNASRRFDDEDSKVVLDRDFILDCLCWHNEYRARHMSPALTISNELCEKAQRWADKLAASNEFYYKTNEKTLGQNLFCCPANNVLTDLTGQEVASYWYKEVKKYDFFKEVSLLHTNVNTGHFTQMIWCASRYFGVGKAFSKTGKMFVVAFYFPCGNIVDKFQYNVLPPNLEETDAENNNSK